The Methanothermobacter sp. DNA window TTCTTCTCAGCAGCGTCAATAACTGTTTTTATAATAGCATCAGCCATTGAAAGTTCATGCAAACAAATCACACCTTTCAGAGTCTAATATAGTAGAGATTTATATTATCTATAGATGGAGTTAATATAAAGTCTATGTAGATATTAAAATATTCTTTGCAAGGGTGATCATCTTGATAATAGGGGGCTCCGCATCTCAAAATTTGGCTGCTAAAGTTGCTAATCTACTCCATGACCAATTGTGTCCAATAGAAACACATAAATTCCCTGATGGTGAAAGATACATCAGGATAAAAGGTGAAATCCCTGATGAGGTTATTGTCATCCAATCAACAGGGTATCCACAAGATGAAAATTTCATGGAATTATTTTTAATAATAAAAACCCTCAAGGATATTGGCGCCGATAAAGTGAAAGTCGTGATACCATACCTTGGATATTCAAGGCAAGATAAAAGATTTAAACCCGGAGAGGCCGTCTCTGTGAAGATAATAGCGGAACTAATAGAAACTGCAGGTGCTGATGAAGTATTCTCTATCAATTTGCATGAACATAATATAATCAGATTTTTCAACATACCAGCCCATGAACTTTCAGCCATACCTCTACTTGCAGAATATTTATCCCCAATGGTTGATGATCCCATCATAGTTGCACCTGATAAGGGCGCCTTGGCCCATGCCAAGACGATGGCTGAGATAATAGGCTGCGAATACGATTACATGAAAAAAGTGCGTATTTCACCTGAAAAGGTAGAGACATGCCTCAAAAAGTTTGATGTGGAGGGTAAAAGTGCTATAATAGTTGATGATATTATCAGTACAGGGGGTACAATTGTCAATGCAGCTAGCATATTACGCAGTCAAGGCGCTAATAAGATCAAAGTAGCTTGTGTACATCCCGTGCTTGTTGATGATGCCCTACTAAGAATATTCTCAGTTGGCGTGGATGATGTTATAGCCACTGATACCATAAAATCAGAGATTAGCATGGTATCAGTGGCTCCGCTTATAGCAGAAGCCCTAAAAGGGGATTAATGGGCTGTGGGGTTCTTTATTATACTCTTTGGCATTATATCGCTTAGCCTCTGCATCTTCTCTATTAAACTTTCTTTACCCTTACCTATGAGAGCATGCTCTAAGACATCCCCTAAGCTTTCAACAGGTATTATCTCTATTTTACCCTCATACTTCTTCTCTATCATCACATCATCCATGTTAGCCTTGGGGATGAGCACCTTTTTAATCCCTGCTTCTGCCGCGGCTTCTATCTTACCTGTAACTCCACCAACCGGTAATACATCTCCTCTTATGCTTAATGATCCTGTAAGTGCCACTGACTGGTCTACTGGTATCTCTTCAAGGGCTGATATTACTGCTGTCGCGACTGATACGCTTGCACTGTCACCCTCCACGCCTTCGTAAGCTTGTAGGAATTGTATGTGTATATCATAATTGGAAATGTCGGTACCGGTATATTTTTTGATAAGTGCACTTACATTCTGGACGGCTTCCTTGGCTATCTCACCTAGTTTACCTGTTGCTATGATCCTACCTTCTTCTTTGCTCTGTGCTGGGGCGGCCTCAGCGGCTATGGGTAATATTATACCACTACGATCCCCTATGATTGCTAATCCATTCACCCTGCCGACTTCGCTCCCATGGGATTTGAAAACGCTATATTTTTTCTTTTGGGTGATGTACCTATCTGCTATCTGTTGTTCGAGGGTTCTTGCAAGTTTCTTCGCCTTTAGCACGTGCTTTTTGGATACGAGTTCAGCCCCCTCACTTTTTGCAATATCACCAGCTGCTCTTACAAGGCCCCCAAGATCCCTTAATTTTAGGGTTAGTGAATCTTTCTTACCTGCCCTTCGCTGGGCTTCCCTTATGATCTCTTTTATGGCATCCTTGTTGAAATGGGGTATCCGCCCATCCTTTTCCACTTCTTGTGCCACGAATTGTACAAGTTTTTGCCTGTTCTCTGGGGTGTCTGGCATGGTGTCTTTCATATAAACCTCGTAGCCATAGCCTCTTATCCTTGAA harbors:
- the lonB gene encoding ATP-dependent protease LonB — translated: MTTEIKKANMKESFSYETSKDIPVPRRLIDQIIGQEEAVETIKKAAKQRRNVLLIGEPGVGKSMLARAMAELLPREQLQDILVYPNLDDPNNPVISTVPAGEGKKIVMSHKSRARAQEEKKNLFMIAIISFILLMGFMLKQFLAAIIAAGIIFLALQQVRPQKTVMVPKLLINNEGKKTAPFVDATGAHAGALLGDVRHDPYQSGGLGTPAHERVEAGMIHKAHKGVLYIDEIGTMKMKTQQELLTAMQDKKYSITGQSETSSGAMVRSQAVPCDFVLVASGNLHVLKGMHPALRSRIRGYGYEVYMKDTMPDTPENRQKLVQFVAQEVEKDGRIPHFNKDAIKEIIREAQRRAGKKDSLTLKLRDLGGLVRAAGDIAKSEGAELVSKKHVLKAKKLARTLEQQIADRYITQKKKYSVFKSHGSEVGRVNGLAIIGDRSGIILPIAAEAAPAQSKEEGRIIATGKLGEIAKEAVQNVSALIKKYTGTDISNYDIHIQFLQAYEGVEGDSASVSVATAVISALEEIPVDQSVALTGSLSIRGDVLPVGGVTGKIEAAAEAGIKKVLIPKANMDDVMIEKKYEGKIEIIPVESLGDVLEHALIGKGKESLIEKMQRLSDIMPKSIIKNPTAH
- a CDS encoding ribose-phosphate diphosphokinase — its product is MIIGGSASQNLAAKVANLLHDQLCPIETHKFPDGERYIRIKGEIPDEVIVIQSTGYPQDENFMELFLIIKTLKDIGADKVKVVIPYLGYSRQDKRFKPGEAVSVKIIAELIETAGADEVFSINLHEHNIIRFFNIPAHELSAIPLLAEYLSPMVDDPIIVAPDKGALAHAKTMAEIIGCEYDYMKKVRISPEKVETCLKKFDVEGKSAIIVDDIISTGGTIVNAASILRSQGANKIKVACVHPVLVDDALLRIFSVGVDDVIATDTIKSEISMVSVAPLIAEALKGD